The DNA sequence CTCTTTATCCAGCATTCTGGAATCCGGCCAGTGCGTTCCGACGGCTTGCAATTGCTTGCCGTCTCTAGTTACGACTTGAGACAGATCGTGCTCTAGTCCCGGTATGGCTTTGATTTGCAAAGCTGTATTTTCGGTAGCAAATTCTTTGGTTTTTAGGTCTTGTATATCAAGGCGCAAGTCTTTGTCTTGACCGTTCATATATTGACCGTCCGTGATACCGTAGCCTATGGCTTTAGGGTTAGAGTGGCAAGACTCGCAAGTCCTAGCTATCCTGCTTGTCGTATGCGGCTGCGTAGGCGACATATCCGGAGCCAGCATCTGTCCGTTATCCGGAACGTCGGCTCGCTTATTTAGCGTTACGGTTTTGCCGTCCGGGCCTATTATACTAAAGATCACCTGACAACCCGGAATTATCGGCGTAATAAGTCCTTCGCCGTTTATGCCAAGAGCCGGGTCTTCCCATCTTAGATAGCTTCTTGACTGAGTAAATGAACCAAATAGCGGCTTGCCTTTTGCGCCGATAGTTGATTCGCTAGTTTCGCCGTTTGCAAAGTGCGTAGACGCAGAAGCTATCCAGTCCGTACCGTTTTTGCCCGAAGCATAGTCCATCTTGACGTGGCAGCCGTAGCACTGCGGCGCCCACGTAGCGTGGCAAGCATAGCACTCCATACCCTTCGTATGAGACGGTATATCATGCATCGCCAGGCGTGCGTTTTTAGACTTGAAGCTATTATTTTTTACGCCGTTTTTTACAAGCGGTACTTCAAGGTCTTTGCCGCTAGCCAAATGCGCTATAACCTTATCCTGGTCTTTTGCTTTTACTACGTTGCCTAGAGGGTTTCCTCTGGTAGATAGCAGATAACCGCCCTCTTTATCGTAGATTGTTCCTTGTTTCATCCATTCAGGCAGCTGCATAGCTAAGCCTCGCGGCTTATCCGGAGTTTTTATTTTGAAATTTTCACCAAATCCCAGCTTTAGCTCCCATGGAAATTTATCATTCGTGCCGTGGCAGTCGGAGCACTCTATCTCTACTTGAGCTAGAGTAGTGCCAAATATTGTACCGTCGCCGTGAACGTCGATAGAGGTATGGCAGTCCTGGCAAGTCATACCGGCCTCATAGTGCAAATCCTCTTTGATATGCTTATATTTTGAGCCGTGAAGCGCGTTTTGATCTTTAGCGCCGTCTATGAAAGGCGAGCCATAAGGCTGCTCCATAAGCCCCAGATACGATACGCCGATCCTCTTACCGCCGCTGTGGCAAGAACCGCAGGTAACCGGATGTATACCGCTAAATTCTACGCCTTTTGCGGTTTTTACTTTTACTTCTCTGCTTGACTGCATGGAGTGCACGAGCAGATGTCCTTTTTCTTTTTTATCTATCGTAGGGTCGCTACCCTCGTAAAAAGCCTCTACTCCGTAAGGAATATGACAAGAAGAACACCCCATGCCGCGCCAGTCACCCCTTATTTTTCTGCCTCTAGCGCCGATGTGACAGGACTGGCAACCCGACCTTTGATACGTGATAGAGGCCATATAGGCTATATCTTTCTCGCTTTTTCCATTAAAATCCTCGGGTCCGCTAGGCGGTAACGGGATTTGTTTAAGCTCGGTCGGAAACTGATCGGGATATTTCGTGATTAGTTGAGTCATATACTCTTTGTATTCTTTGCTACCCCATGCAGGCGTTACTCCGTCGTCGTCTTTTACGGCGTGATCGCCGAATTTGACCTTATGCGTCGGTTCGCTACCCCAAGAGTGCAAATTTCCTTGGATTTTGCCCGCCTCCGTAGCCATAAGCGATTTTCTAGCATTTGCCAAAGTATCGGCATGGCACATACCGCAGGTTTTATCCGCTATCCAGATAGAACCCGGATCTCTTACAAACTCGCTAAGTCCTCCCGGATGAGCACTGGGAGCTCCTTTGTGAGCGTCTTCAAACGAGCCTTTGTCCGGATTTCCTCCGTGACAGACAGAACAGGCTCCGCTATCGCCGAGCCCTTGCCCCATGGCTAAAATTTGCTGCATCATATCTGACTTAGCGTCTCTAATCGGCTCTATGCCGACGTGGCACTTTATACAGGTGTCGCCGTCGGCTACGCTCTCGACGTGCATCTTTTCCTTGGGCGGCTCTTTGGCCGGTTCGGCGCCGCAAAGAGCGTACGCGCATAAAAGTGCGATCGCAAGCGCAAATTTTATCGCATTCCTCATAGCTTCCTCCTTGTATTAAAATTTTATCTACTTGAAATATTAAAACGTTAAAGTGCCTCGAAAGTGCCTAAAATATTATTTTTGGACTAATTTTTCTATTTAAGTTAATATCAAGCTAAATAGAATAAAATGGACTCAAATTTGACTGCAAGCGAGGATAAGATGAAAATATTGCTTCTTGAAGACGACTTGTTTATATGCGAGCAGCTAAAGGATTATTTCGAGCTTGAAGGGCACAAGCTCGACTTTTACGCTAACGGCAAAGAGCTTTTGGATAACGCCGTTTTAAGCGCTTACGATATATTTTTATTCGATATCAACACTCCGGTTATAAACGGCTTTGAGACGCTAAAACTCATCAGAAAGGACGGTATCGAGACGCCCGTCGTTTACATAACGGCACAAGACGATATAGACCATATCAAAAAAGGCTTTGAGCTGGGTTGTAACGATTATCTTAAAAAGCCGTTTTTGCTAGAAGAGCTTGAAATAAGAATAAATGCCATCTTGCACAAAAACGCAAACGACGACAAGGTAAAAATCAGCCCAAACTACGCCTTTGACGTTAAGAATATGAATTTGTATTTTAAAGGCGATTTAGTCGAACTCAATAAACAAGAAAAATCGCTACTGTATATTTTAGTAAAAAATATCGGCCTCACGATAGATCCAAATACAATAAAAGATTACGTCTGGGACGAAAAAGACGTATGCGACAACACCCTCAGAACGCAGATCAAAAAAATCCGTGAAAAACTAAATGAAAATTTTATTATAAACGTCCGAAATATCGGCTACAAGATAGAAAAACATGATCAAGACTAAAGACATCTCCGCCCAAAAGAAAAATTTCGAGATAAAGCTATTTTTATCTTATATCGCTTTTACGATGATACTTATCGTCTCCATCGCCGTGATTCATATATATTTTACCAGCGATCTAAACTATAAAAAATTCGAACGCGAGATAATGATGCAAGCAAGCGATAAGATAGATAAATTTTATATGAATTTAAACGCCAAAAAGCAAACTCTAGCCTCTGCGGCGGATAACGAATTTTTCTTAAAATATCTAGACGACGAATCAGACTACGCGGATTTATTTTTTATAACGATAATGCAAGCGGACAAAGATATAGAAGCCCTAAGATACGTGGGCGCCAAACAAACGCTCGAGTACGTAAGAGACGATAAAGCAAATCTGATAAAAAATATAAATTTTAAGCCCGTAGAAAATCAAATTTTACAAAAAGAGCAGGTGCAAATTTATGGTTTTCGTTTAAACGAAGCGGGCAAAGCTTCCGTTAGTTTCAGGGCTCCGCTCTATGCGGCAAACACGCTAAAAGGGACAGTTGAGCTTGATATTTGCTTGGAAGGGATCATGAACGAGATGATAAAGTCGATGATTTACGATATTTTCGTGATTAATGACGAAGGAGTTTATCTCAAAGACAATCTAGCAGACAAAAATCTCTCGCGCGTCAAAAAGAGAGTCACAGGCGAGTTCGGTAAAGATTTTTGGGCAAATTTGACCGCCTCCGAAAAATACGGACTAATAAAGGGCGAAACCTTTGCGATGCCGTTTTTTATCGGGCAAGAGAAATTTTATCTAACGCTTCAAGGTCATAAGCCCGCAATAAACAACATGGAAAACAACAAAATGATCGTCTCTATATTGATTTTTGCCGCGCTAATGGCGGTGGTTTTTACCTTTATCCTCACTAAGCCGATCAGAAAAATCTTTACCGCGGTATCCAAAGAAACGAGCGAGCTTGGCAAACTAGCTAAAAATTTAGACGATACGATCGCGCTTAAAACGCTTGAGATCGCTAAAAAAGATAGGTTACTACAAAATCAAAACAAATTCGCCGAGCTTGGCGAGTTAATCGGCAACATAGCTCACCAGTGGCGACATCCGCTAACCAGGCTTTCTTTGACGGTTCAAAATTTAAGAGCTTTTAAAAAACGAGGCAAGCTAAGCGACGAAATTTTTAAAGATGCGGTAGAAAATTCGCTCTATCAGATCGAGTTCATGTCAAATACGATAGAAAATTTTAGAAATTTTTATAAAAAAGACGACGTAAAAAGAGAATTTAGTATAAAAAGCGCGATAGACGGCATCTTGAGCATAATAGGCACAGTCATAGAACATAGACACATAAAGCTTGAAATTTCGTGCCCTGAGGATATTTTTATATTTGCCAATAAAAACGAGCTATCGCAAATTTTGATGAATATCATCATAAACGCAAAAGACGCCATCGAAACCAAAGGCACGGAAGGCGGGTTTATCAATATCCACACCCAAAAAGAAGAAAACGAGATAATAATCGAAATAGAAGATAATGCAGGCGGCATCCCTAGCGAGGTCGCGGCAAAGATTTTTGACCCGTACTTCACGACCAAGTCCGAAAAAGGAACAGGTATAGGTCTGTATATCGCGAAAATGATAGCAAAAGAGAAATTTAACGGAGACATAAGCGTGGCTAACGGCGAAAAAGGCGCGATATTTAGAGTCGTACTAGACGCCTCGGCAAAATAATTTTAACCCTAAATTTTATCCGTTTGTCGTAAGGTTTGGAATTTAAATAACACAAAGCGGGTTTAAAGTAGCAAGATGCATTACCCTCGCACGAGTTTTTGATAATCGACCTTGAGAAGTTACAAAGTTATACGAACTGAATTTAAATTTTACGAGGTGAAACCCGTATCTTTAAGACGCTAAATTTAGTTTTGTCAAATTTTACGCTATGCGTTTTAAATTTCTTTAAACGAAAACGATTGTCTGGAGTCGTTTTACTTCTTCGTTAAAGGGGAAGGGGGCTTTACTTCGCCTGCGGCTCGTAACTGCGAGCAGGCCTACTTATGAAGTGTCGCCCCTTCCTCTCCTAAGCCCTCTCTAACCCCACTACACGTGAGATGTTGCTGCACTTTGTGCGGATCTAAATTTGGCGCTGACGCGCCGTATATTTCAAATTTATGTTTTCAAGATACGGGTCTTGGCAAGTAAAATTTACGAATTTATAAAGATATGAGACAAATATTCCAGACGGATTGTGTGTAGTTTAAATAGTTTGCGTCGGATACGACGGGAGCGGACCGGTCGTCCGTGACCCGAGTATCCTAGCCGAAAACTATTTGAAATCCAGCCGAGCCGGGGAATTAAAATTATTTCTTTTTCATGTCGAATTTATTCGCCATAAATCCAACTAGTCCCACAAAGAAAAGTCCGCCGCAGATATTGCCCAGCGTAACCGGAACTAGGTTTTTAACGATGAAATTTCCCCAGTTTAGCACATCTAGCTTATCGGCCGTAGTGTGGAGCAACGCTGCCGCAGCATTGACGTCGCCGCCGCTTGCTGCTATGTAGTGTGCTTTTGAGATGATGGCTTCGGTGATGATGAACATATTTGCCACGCAGTGCTCCATAGAGCATGCGACAAACGCGCCGATCATCCACATGATCGCAAAGAATTTACCCGCAAGGTTGCTCTCGCTGGTCGCAGTCCAGATAGACATACAAACGAACACGTTACAAAAGATACCGCGGATAAATAGCTCGTGAAACGGCGCCGTGATCTTGCCGATACCGGCCGGTACGAAGTGCTGCAAGATGTAGCCGTCGTATTTTAGCGGTAAGCCAGAGTAATAATACATATAAGCAATTAGCGCGCCGCCGACGAAGTTAAAAACCCAAACGATCGCCCAGTAGTTAATGGTTTTACCTAAATTTAGCTTGCCCTCATACGCGCTAACGCCGCTTAAAACCGAGCTCGTAAATAGATGCCCGCCGTAGAAAACGACCATCATGAGACCGCAGCTAAAGGTGATGCCACCGATGAAATTTGCTAGTCCTATAGACTGCTTTTCAGCCATGCCCACGGTCGAGTGCGCCCAAAAAATATCGCCCATAGCAATCGCCGCACCCGCCATAATGGCTAGAAAAATAATGCTTACTAACGGAGTATGCGCCTTATGCTCCATCGAATTAGATATCGCTTGAGCGGTTTCTGCAGGATTTAACATCTTTTCCTCCTCCTAATTTAAATTTTTATCTATCTCTAAGATACGTTCAAAGGCTTTTTGCGCGCTTTTTTTCGCATTTTCGCTTAAGCCCTCTTTAAAATCAAGCACGTTTTCAAGCAAAACGCTAATGCCCAAAAACAGTGTTTTGGGGCAAATTTTGCGCAGGTAGCTTAAAAGTACGGGCGTGGGTAGGTTGTGCGTCGAGTAGATATAGTCGCGCTCGTTACTAAGATCGAAAAACTCGATCGCGCCGTCTTTAAACCCGCTCATCGCGTCTACCACGACGATGATATCAGGCTCAAATTCTCTAAGTGCGCCAAACTCGTTTTCAGGCACGTCCTGTCCGTAAAATACCCGCCAATCTTTCAAATTTGCCTCGACGATTCGCCCTGTTTCGTTACCTACGTCGTCGTCTCCGCGCATGGGATTGCCGATGCAAAGTAAAGCCTTTTTCATCCCAAAAGCCCTCCGCGCGCCAAATTTAACCCGTGAGCGTTTGCCGAATTTGAGCTAAATTTCATCAAAAATCCTTCCTAAGCACCAGATATCCCTCACGCAGATTTTCAAGCTCTTTTTTTAGCTCACATTCGCAAAGCTCGGAAATGAGCCTAACCGCATGCTCCCTAAATATCTCCACCTCGAAATACTTACTCAAATTTCCAAGCTTAAATTTGACGTATTCGCCGCCGCTAGCGACGATACGATCATACTCCTCGTCTTTGATATCGAGTAGCTTTTGGCTAAAATCGATCGTACCCACGCCGTGACCGACGCAGGTAGAAAAGAGCTTGATATCTTTTAGCTCTTTGGGCATTTTTTCGTTTTCGTCCATGTGGCGGCGAGTGAGCTTATAGACTCTTATCATCTTTTATCCCAGATTTCTTTTTTGACGTCGATCGCGTTTTCGCTCTGTTTTGCGTTTGCGTATTTTAGATAAACGTCGTTGTATAAAAGCCCCATGCACTCGGCATATCTAGGATCTTCTTCTTTATACATGGCTTCTAGCATAGCTTTTTTGGTCGCCGCTACGTCATGGATATCGGGCGATGTTTTAGCTGCGTCCATATACTTAGCAAACAACGTCCTGCCGAATATATAGCTCATTAGCCTCTTTGACTCGGCTTCCAAATCTCGCTCGAAAAGGATATTGCCCATGATAGACTCCGTAACGGCCGGAGCTTTGCAGTCGTCTTTTTCGAAGCTTCTTTTTTGTAGCTTTTGGTCTATGATGCCAAGAGCCATACCAAGGCCGTAGATGACGCTAGCCGGATGCGGAGGACAGCCCGGGATATAGACGTCTACGGGGATAATCTTATCTATACCGCCCCAGACGCTATAAGCGTCGTAAAAGATACCGCCCGTACTACCGCAGGCTCCAAGAGCCACCACGATCTTAGGATCTGGAGCTGCTTCGTAAGCGCGAAGTAGCGGATAGTACATCTGGCGCGTAACCGGGCCGGTGCAGACTAGGATGTCTGCGTGGCGAGGGTTGGCTACGAGCTTAAAGCCGAAGCGCTCAGGGTCCCACATCGGCGTGATGGCGGCGAAGATCTCGATCTCGCAGCCGTTGCAACTGCCGCAGTCGATGCGGTAAACACTAAAGCTTCGTTTGATATTTTTTAGATGCTCTAGCTTTGCGGTTAGGTCGTTTGCCGTTTTTATGTTTTCGGGAACTTGATAAAGGCTCATTTTATCCCCTCCTCTACGTCTTTAGTTAAGCGCTCGACAGATTGCGCTTTTTTGCACTCAGGGCAGATGTAGAGGTAGTCTTTGGCTTCCTCTAGTCTGCCCGGGAGTAAATTTGCCGTACTAAGCTTTGAAAAAGTATAGTTGATGAGGCGAACCGGCGTATACGGCTTGCCGCAGCATTTGCACTTTTGCATCTCTAGCTCGCCGCGCTGGATTAGCGCGCTCTTGTCAAATTTAACCGCAAGCTCAAAACCCTGGCTTAGTCGTACGCCGCCGGTTGGACAAACCTCATCGCAGCGTCCGCAAAATATACAACGTCCGCAATCAAACTGCCACACGAGCTTATCTTGCTTTTCGTTCATCTTTAGCTCTATGGCATTACTAGGGCACGCTACGCCGCACGCCGCGCAACCTACGCAAAGCTCGTAGGTATAAAACGGCTGCCCGCGGAAATTCTCGGGCACTTTGTAGGGCTCAAACGGATAGGCGTAGGTCGCCTTTCCGTATTTTTCGGTTATGTCAAATAACTTCATCATCTTAAATCCTTTTTGCTAATCTTGCCAGTTTGGCAAAATCTCTTAAGGTCTTTTTCGGTTAAAATTTTACTCTTTTTAGTATTTACGTCCACGACCGTAACGCGCTCTGTGCACGAATAGCACGGGTCGAGCGAACAAACGATCAATGCGGCGTCAGAGATGTTATTTCCGCGGAACTGATAGCGGAGGCTCGGCCAGTTGTTATACGTAGCCGCGCGGCATCTCCAGCGGAAAACCTTTTGTGCGCTGCCTTGCATGATCCAGTGGACGTTTTCTCCGCGAGGAGCTTCGTCGTATCCGAGCGCGAAATTTTCAGGCTTGATCATAGTTTTTGGATCTATCATGATCGGCGTTTGAGGCATTAGCTCAAAGCACTGTCTGATGATATGGATAGACTGTTTTAGCTCCTTGTATCTCACGACTTCGCGGCTAAATACGTCTCCGCCGTGCTCGACCGCGACTTCAAATTCGATATGTTTAAAGAAGTCGTAAGGGTGGTCGTAACGGTTGTCGCGCTTAAAGCCCGAACCTCTCATATTTGGACCGACCGGGCTAAAGTCGCGAGCTACTTGTTTATCAAGTACGCCTACGCCCTTCCAGCGTCCTAGTTGGCGCTTATCATCCATGACCGCGTCCCAAATTTCCGTAATCTGAACGTCAAGCTTGTTTATGATAGCAATACCTTGCCTGATTTCGTTATCGGTCATATCGCGGCGAAGTCCGCCCATTATGACGTTACCGTAGGTTTTGCGGCCGCCGGTTACGAGTTGGGCTAGCTCCATGGAGTACTCGCGCACTCTAAAGATATGCATGAAGGCGTTATAGTTGCCCGTTACCTCGCAAGCTAGACCGATATTTAGCAGGTGGCTGTGAAGGCGCTCGATCTCAAGGCAGATTACGCGGATAGCTTGCGCTCTTAGCGGAATTTCTAGTTTTATAGCCTTTTCGGCCGCTTCGATACACGCAATCGCGTGAGCGTAACCGCATATACCGCAGACGCGCTCCGCAAGGTAACCCATCTGATCGTAGTTCATACGGTTTTCGGCTAGCTTTTCCATACCGCGGTGCTGATAAAAGAGGCGGTAGTCCGCGTCTATGATCTCGTCGCCGTCGCAAAATAGCCTAAAGTGTCCCGGCTCATCGCTCGTTACGTGTAAAGGTCCGAGCGGTACGTCTACTACGCTATCGCCGCTAGGAAATAAAAACTCGGCGTCAGGCTCGTCTTGATGAGCGACGGGGTCCGGTCTATAGCGGTAGTCCATCGCGTCTTTTCTAAGCGGATGAAGGCCGTCGGGCCAATCGTCCGCTAAAACTAGGCGGCGTTTGTCAGGCAGTCCTTCGGCTACTAGGCCGAACATATCAAATGCCTCTCTCTCGTACCACACGCAAGCAGGCACTAGCGGAGTAACGGACGGAAACGTCGGATCGACGCCTGGAATCAATGTTTTAACGGTGATAAAGCACTTATCCTCAGCGGCAAAATCATCCGCCTCCGTCATCTTGCTGCCTTCCATAGATATCGCGTAGTAAAGCGCAAAACAGCCGTTTATAGTTCTCTCGTCGTTTGGTATCATTGTGCTTAAAAAGCCGCCGATATCGTAGTAAAGGGTCTTAACCGCAAGCGGAAGGTCGTTTCTGTCGACTAAAACCGTGATTTGGTCGTCGGCTTGGCGTGTTACTTCTAAAACCTTTACCTTTGTTTTTAAAATTTCTACAAATTTATCGCCTCTCATCTTCAAACTCCCATCATTATTTTGACGCCCTCATTGACTAGAGCGTAAAAGTTTTCTACGTGCCAAACGCCAAATATTATGATTAGCGCGCAAAGCAGGATAAGCGGTAAATTTTCTACTATGCTCATCTCTTTATTGTGAACGACCGCGGCTTTAGGCTCGCCGAAACTCGCCATGTTAAAGTGCGAGAAGTCCGCGATAAAGATGATCGCAAGAGCTATCGCAAATAGCGCGGTGCTAAAATATTGACCGCTGTTTATAGCGCCGACGAATACGTTATATTCGCTGACGAATATCGCAAACGCAGGGACGCCTACTAGCGAACAAACCGCAGCGCCGAACATCATAGTGGTTATCGGTGCAATCTTTACCATACCGCCCATTTTAGTCATATCTTTGTGACCGTAAATTCTAGCGATGTTGCCCGTTGAGCAAAACGCAAGAGCTTTTGTAAAGCTGTGAGCTAAGCAGTGGAAAATCGCCGCAAATAGCCCCAAAGGTCCGCCGACTCCCAATGCAAAGGCTATAACGCCCATATGCACGATAGAGTGGTAGGCAAACATCCTCTTTACGTCGTGTTGTCTAACGAGGAATATACCGCCGACAAATAGAGTAATAAGGCCTGAGATTATCATCACGCTTTGAACGAACTCCATACCCGTAGCTTGAGCCGCGATAGCGTAATATCTAAAAAGAGCTAACATCGCGCACTTTAGCAAAACGCCTGAAAGCAGAGCCGAAATCGGCGCAGGGCCTTGGGCGTGAACGTCCGGAAGCCACGTATGCGTAGGAGCAAGGCCGGCTTTCGTACCAAATCCGATAAGCGCAAAGACAAAGATTAGCTTTGCGACGTCGGGGCTCAAATTTTTAGCGTTTGCCATTATGCCCGTCCATAGCATCGCAGTTTCGCCGTCTTTTATCTCCGCAAAAGTCGCAGAGTAAAGAAGCACGGTCGCATAAAGCGCGAACGCTAGGCCGATAGAGCAAAGGACTATGTATTTATAGCCGCTCTCGGTTGATTTTTGATCTTTTAGGATCGCGACTAGGAACACCGATGAAAGCGTAGTAGCCTCGATCGCAGCCCACATAAAGGCAACGTTGTTACAGATGACGCTTAGAGTCATCGTAAAGATAAACACGTGGCTAAGCGCGTAGTATTTTCTAAGCGCGTCCAAATTTATATGGCCCTCTTCGAGCTCCCATTTCATATAGTGAGTCGCGTACAAATTTACCAAAAAGCCCGTAACCGCGATAAGCACCAAAAACACGCAGCCAAGGCTATCTAGGAACAAAAATTTACCGTGCGCGTAAAAAGTACCGCCCGATAAAACCTTGCTTACGTTAAATAGCAACGCCAAAGACGTAACCGCGCTAACCGCAACGTGAAGCAAACTCAAAGTCGCGTAATTTTTCGGAGAGAAAAATAGCAATATCGCTCCAAGAAGCGGTAAAATTAATATCAAAGTTAAACTATCCATCTCTATCCCCTTAAATTCGTAGCCTTAGACGTATCAAGGCTGCCGTATGCTTTATAAAATCTGATAGCTAAGACGCTCATGATGATAACGGCGAAAATCGCGTCCGTTAAGATACCAAGCTCGACAAGCTCGTTTGAGTTGTAAGCCATGAGCGCTAGGCTTAGATGTATGCCGTTTTCAAAAAGGCAGTAGGCTAAAATTTGCTTGATAAAAGAGTTTCTAAGCATAAAGCCGAAAACTCCCATCATAAACACGCAAACCGCGGCTAGTAGCATTATTTTCTCTTGGATTAGCGAAAATTGAAGGAATATCGGGTTGATACTCATCGCTATGGCTAGAGAAAATCCCATCGCTATAACAGGGCTTACGAAAAAGCCGCCCACAGGCTCGTCTTCGCTAACGACGTTAAGCTTTTTAATCAACCAAAGCAAGATCGCCGGTACGAATAAAACCTTCGTAAAAAACGCCACTACCGCCCACATGGATAGCTGCGACGCGTTAAATTTAGACGCCAACATAGCAAATATACCGACTAAAAGTAATGTCTCGATCGCGTAAACGATGACGGATAGCTTTAGGTTACGTAGCCCAAATACCGCCAAAGACGTTACTATCATGCCGATAGCTAATGCGTCTAACATAGTCATATCTGCATTCATCTCACACCCCCACGACGTAAAGCGTCAAAGCCACGAAAGATATGGCTAGAGCGGCTACCGCGTTTTTACGCAAGGACGAAGTCATCTTAAATCTCGGTCCGAAGTTGTCTATAAACACGGCCGCTACGTAAAACACTCCCGCCTTTAAAACGAAAATTATAACGGCTAGGAAAGGATTGCTAAAGTTCCACGGCTCGAAAATCGCGAGGAAAAGTCCTATCATCGCAAATTGTTTTAAGATAAGCGCCGCTTGAACTAGACCTAGATCAGAACCCGCGTATTCGCCTAGCAAGCCTTCTTGTAACTCTTGCTCGGCTTCTGCTAGGTCAAAAGGCTTTCTGCCCGTCTCAACGTATATGCACCACAAAAACGCGATCGAAGCAACCGCAAAGCTTGGGATCTGATATCCGATCTGGCCGCTTTTTACCATTGATTGTATCTCGACCAAATTTGACGTTCCTGCCGCTAGCATAACGACGATTAGGCACATTATCATAACAGGCTCGACATAAACGGCTATAGTTTGCTCTCTACCGCCGCCGGTAGCCGCAAACGGGTTACCGCTATCTAAAGATGCGGCGCCAAAAACAAATCTCAAAAGCGCACCTAGATAAAGGATCACGAAAATATCGGAGTAAGCTCCGAAAATCGTGCTCTTGCTATAAGTAATAGGAATAGCCGCTAGTATCGCCGCCGAAGTGGCAAATAAGAAAAACGGCGCCCATCTAAATACCCAGTGAGAGCACTCAGGCACGGTTCTGCCGCGTCTAAATAGCTTTATGATGTCGCGATACGTCTGGAAAAAATCGCTGCCTTGTTTTGATTGCAGTTTGGCTCTTAGTTTTCTGGCCATACCGTCAAATAGCGGCGCGACTAAGACGATGACGACGACTTGAAATATCATTAAAAATATAGTCTGTAAAATTTCCATCTCACGCCCCCTATATCAAAAAGTAGCTAACCGCTAGTATCGCGCAAAGATATACGAGTATATATAGCGCGTAAACATTGGTGTAGCCGCTTTGCATTATGCCTATTTTATCGGCTATTTTCTTGCTCCACTCGATCACTGGTTCGTAAAATAGCCCCCACCAGATATCTTTTGGATGGTTGTGGTATTCGACCGGGTTAAAATAGCCCTTGGTTACGACTTTTCTCTCGCCTTTAAACAGCCAGTTCATTATGCGTCTTAGATCGCCGGTGAAAGGACCGCCCGTCATTTGCATGCGAGAGCTGTATTTAAATCCGCAAGCCCAAGGATCTGTCTCGCGAGGTTTCTCGCGGTTTGCTTTCATGAAAGCTAAAATCGCAAAAGGCAAAACCATAGTAGAACATAAGATGATAGCGATTAACGGAGTAGAGACGATACTGCCTAAATTTGATGTCAAATTTATACCG is a window from the Campylobacter massiliensis genome containing:
- a CDS encoding respiratory chain complex I subunit 1 family protein; this translates as MEILQTIFLMIFQVVVIVLVAPLFDGMARKLRAKLQSKQGSDFFQTYRDIIKLFRRGRTVPECSHWVFRWAPFFLFATSAAILAAIPITYSKSTIFGAYSDIFVILYLGALLRFVFGAASLDSGNPFAATGGGREQTIAVYVEPVMIMCLIVVMLAAGTSNLVEIQSMVKSGQIGYQIPSFAVASIAFLWCIYVETGRKPFDLAEAEQELQEGLLGEYAGSDLGLVQAALILKQFAMIGLFLAIFEPWNFSNPFLAVIIFVLKAGVFYVAAVFIDNFGPRFKMTSSLRKNAVAALAISFVALTLYVVGV